Proteins from a single region of Bos indicus x Bos taurus breed Angus x Brahman F1 hybrid chromosome 29, Bos_hybrid_MaternalHap_v2.0, whole genome shotgun sequence:
- the LOC113886082 gene encoding upstream-binding factor 1-like protein 1: MRPQYIQKHPKISNQELTKVLSEEHRKVPEQLRVKHSQDLEKEKKDFREKIALFRAQHPDLVPNPEKSGVPQRSEMKVPEKLQENVQKVKSPPEKSLPMKWKFHGEPKKPPMNGYHKFHQDLWSSRELKVVPPRERMVEISRRWQRVPQDQKELYKKQAEGLQTQYKVDLDLWLRTLSPEEYAAYREATCAKRKNMSVTGGPNPKIRRMGLQSPSSGNLQGRLREDPGLQAAELASSDMIREYSPASGRSEENEEEEEGSRSSAPSSEDEDGDSEPEDHGSSSSSSADSSDSDSN, translated from the coding sequence ATGCGACCCCAGTACATCCAAAAACACCCCAAGATAAGCAACCAGGAGCTGACCAAGGTTCTGTCTGAGGAACACAGGAAGGTGCCTGAGCAGCTGAGGGTGAAACACAGTCAGgatcttgagaaagagaaaaaggattttAGGGAGAAAATAGCTCTGTTCAGAGCACAGCACCCTGATCTAGTCCCAAACCCTGAGAAATCTGGTGTCCCtcaaagaagtgaaatgaaagtgccaGAGAAGCTTCAGGAGAATGTTCAAAAAGTGAAGTCTCCCCCAGAAAAGAGTTTACCCATGAAGTGGAAATTCCACGGAGAGCCCAAAAAGCCCCCGATGAATGGCTATCACAAGTTCCACCAGGATCTCTGGTCGAGCAGGGAGCTGAAAGTGGTGCCCCCGAGGGAGCGCATGGTGGAGATCAGTAGACGCTGGCAGCGGGTCCCCCAGGACCAGAAGGAGCTTTATAAGAAGCAGGCGGAGGGACTGCAGACACAGTACAAGGTGGACCTTGATCTCTGGCTCAGGACTCTGTCTCCTGAAGAATATGCTGCTTACAGAGAGGCGACCTGTGCTAAGCGTAAGAACATGAGCGTGACGGGGGGCCCAAACCCCAAGATTAGAAGGATGGGTCTGCAGTCCCCATCATCAGGGAATCTGCAAGGAAGGCTTAGAGAGGACCCAGGGCTTCAGGCTGCAGAGTTAGCATCATCAGACATGATTAGAGAATATTCTCCTGCCTCAGGGAGATCAGAGGaaaatgaggaagaggaggaaggcagcCGCTCCTCAGCCCCCAGCAGTGAGGATGAAGATGGAGATTCTGAGCCGGAGGACCACGGGTCCAGCTCATCGTCCTCAGCGGACTCCTCTGACTCGGATTCCAACTGA
- the LOC113886083 gene encoding PRAME family member 8-like: MSVHNPPRLVILAAIGLLRDEPLAISTLEFLPTELYPLLFMAAVFGRHRETLKAMVPAWPFARLPLGSLMQKPHQGTLQAVLEGFDVLLAQKVHPRRGKLRVLDLRNTGQDFWNMWSGGKGHMPSSSLLVPVAEDMSRKRHPLTPLEVYIELCLTKKPLEKFLTYLFRWVEQRKASIHLCCKKMKIISMSKENMKTVLRMVKLDCVQMVKLSFTQKLSTLAQFAPLLGQMSNVQSLILSRIRGSAVEEQDHQDLLQLTSQILRLQNLRDLRLEAPFFLEGRLDQMLRCLKTPLDNISITNCLLTESDLTHLSWCPKICQLKGLNLSGVTLTDFNPKLLQVLLEKVAGTLEELDLNLCGITDIHLMGFLPALSCCSQLRVLTMCGNLISMAVLESVLHHTDRLPVLNLELYPAPRESYSSLGVLHRERFAQIKAKLREVQTAGARFMEYWPEFLERVVWSQQSRGLTLRNGTSGGAELKDTAGLGSLKVYTDLCLKKRTLDNFLSYLPGIRKVLNMVQLDCIQKVQVTWIWHLSILATFAPLLGQTSNVQKPHLSRIHSLPMPEDPLGPPSSN; the protein is encoded by the exons ATGAGTGTTCACAACCCTCCCAGACTTGTGATCTTGGCAGCAATTGGCCTGCTGAGAGACGAGCCCTTAGCCATCTCTACTTTGGAGTTTCTGCCCACAGAGCTCTACCCACTACTCTTCATGGCTGCCGTCTTTGGCCGACACAGGGAGACCCTGAAGGCTATGGTGCCAGCCTGGCCCTTTGCCCGCCTGCCTCTGGGAAGCCTGATGCAAAAGCCTCACCAAGGAACCTTACAAGCAGTGCTGGAAGGCTTTGATGTCCTGCTTGCCCAGAAGGTTCACCCCAG GAGGGGCAAGCTGCGGGTGCTGGACTTAAGGAATACCGGCCAGGACTTCTGGAACATGTGGTCTGGAGGCAAGGGCCACATGCCCTCCAGCTCACTGCTGGTTCCAGTGGCTGAGGACATGTCCAGGAAAAGGCACCCCTTGACTCCCTTAGAAGTGTACATAGAACTTTGTCTTACgaaaaagcccctggagaaatTCCTTACCTACCTCTTCAGGTGGGTGGAGCAGAGAAAAGCCTCCATACACCTGTGCTGTAAGAAGATGAAGATTATTTCAATGTCCAAGGAAAATATGAAGACAGTTCTCAGGATGGTGAAGCTGGACTGTGTACAGATGGTGAAACTGAGTTTCACCCAGAAGCTGTCCACCCTGGCCCAGTTTGCTCCTCTCCTGGGTCAGATGAGCAACGTTCAGAGTCTCATTCTCTCCCGCATTCGTGGGTCTGCTGTTGAGGAGCAGGACCATCAGGATCTTCTGCAATTGACCTCTCAGATCCTCCGGCTGCAGAACCTCCGGGACCTCCGCCTGGAAGCTCCATTCTTCCTTGAAGGCCGTCTGGACCAAATGCTCAG gtgCTTGAAGACCCCCTTGGACAACATCTCAATCACCAACTGCCTGCTTACAGAATCAGACCTGACCCATCTGTCCTGGTGTCCAAAAATCTGTCAGCTGAAGGGCCTGAATCTTAGTGGCGTCACCCTGACCGACTTTAATCCCAAGCTCCTTCAAGTTCTACTGGAGAAAGTTGCAGGCACTCTGGAAGAACTGGACTTAAACCTGTGTGGGATCACGGACATCCACCTCATGGGCTTTCTGCCTGCCCTGAGCTGCTGCTCCCAGCTTAGGGTCCTCACCATGTGTGGAAACCTCATCTCCATGGCTGTCCTGGAGAGTGTCCTGCATCATACTGATAGGCTCCCTGTTTTAAATCTAGAGCTTTATCCAGCCCCTCGGGAGAGTTACAGCTCTCTGGGTGTCCTTCACCGGGAAAGATTTGCTCAGATAAAGGCTAAGCTGAGG GAGGTGCAAACTGCAGGTGCTAGATTCATGGAATACTGGCCAGAATTTCTGGAGCGTGTGGTCTGGAGCCAGCAGTCAAGGGGGCTCACACTCAGGAATGGCACCAGTGGTGGAGCAGAGCTCAAGGACACAGCAGGCCTTGGCTCCCTTAAAGTatacacagacctttgtctgaAGAAAAGGACCCTGGATAACTTCCTCTCCTACCTCCCCGG TATCAGGAAGGTCCTGAATATGGTGCAGCTGGACTGTATCCAGAAGGTGCAAGTCACCTGGATCTGGCATCTGTCCATCCTGGCCACGTTTGCTCCTCTCCTGGGTCAGACGAGCAACGTGCAGAAACCCCATCTCTCCCGCATTCACAGTCTGCCC ATGCCTGAGGACCCCCTTGGCCCACCCAGCAGTAACTAA